A portion of the Sus scrofa isolate TJ Tabasco breed Duroc chromosome 5, Sscrofa11.1, whole genome shotgun sequence genome contains these proteins:
- the DDX11 gene encoding ATP-dependent DNA helicase DDX11 isoform X1, producing the protein MADKTQEPGGIHFPFPFTPYPIQKDFMAALYQVLEAGKIGIFESPTGTGKSLSLICGALSWLRDFEQKKRQEEARLLEAEATAAPLSNGKDPLLLPLASQGTLGPPKDPAEPDWVTQFVQKKEERDLVDRLKEEQVRRRKREERLQQIRHNAQLKYAAKRMRQEDEETERLLDLSREMLAAGSEPEQLASEEEELVLAEYESDEEKRKASGADEDEDDLEEEHVTKIYYCSRTHSQLAQFVHEVQRSPFGKDTRLVSLGSRQNLCVNDDVRKLGSVQLINDRCVDMQRSRREKSIAEEAKPRRRKQEQRTACPFYSHERLQLLRDEVLVGAKDIEQLVALGKEARACPYYGSRFAIPAAQLVVLPYQMVLHAATRQAAGIRLQGQVVLVDEAHNLMDTITGIHSVEVSGSQLCQAHSQLLQYMERYGKRLKAKNLMYIKQILYLLEKFVAVLGGNVKQNPNTQSLSQAGTELKTINDFLFQSQIDNINLFKVQRYCEKSMISRKLLGFTERYGAVLASPREQPRLAGFQHFLQSLQPGVTEAPAAPVEEEEAGAPRPASPLMHIEGFLAALTTANQDGRVILSRQGSLSQSSLKFLLLNPAVHFAQVVKECRAVVIAGGTMQPVSDFREQLLACAGVEAERVVEFSCGHVIPPDNILPLVICSGPANQQLEFTYQKRELPQMMDETGRILCNLCNVVPGGVVCFFPSYEYQRQVHAHWDRSGLLARLAVRKKIFQEPKRANQVEQVLKEYSRCIKHCGQAEGMVTGALLLSVVGGKMSEGINFSDSLGRCVVMVGMPYPNIRSAELQEKMAYLDQTLPRAPGQAAPGKALVENLCMKAVNQSIGRAIRHQKDFASIVLLDQRYARPPILAKLPAWIRDRVEVKATFGPAFAALRKFHREKCGSS; encoded by the exons ATGGCTGACAAAACCCAGGAGCCTGGTGGCATCCACTTCCCTTTTCCCTTCACACCCTATCCCATCCAGAAGGACTTCATGGCAGCTCTCTACCAGGTGTTGGAGGCTGGCAAGATTGGGATATTTGAGAGTCCAACCGGCACT GGAAAGTCCCTGAGTCTTATTTGTGGGGCCCTCTCCTGGCTCCGCGACTTTGAACAAAAGAAGCGTCAGGAGGAGGCGCGTCTCCTTGAggctgaagccacagctgcccccTTGAGCAATGGGAAGGACCCGCTCCTGCTTCCCCTGGCCTCCCAGGGGACCTTAGGCCCCCCAAAAGACCCTGCAGAGCCCGACTGGGTCACTCAGTTTGtgcagaagaaagaagagagggaccTGGTGGACCGCCTGAAG GAGGAGCAGGTCAGGAGGAGGAAGCGAGAAGAGCGCCTACAGCAGATCCGCCACAATGCACAGCTCAAGTATGCAGCCAAGCGTATG AGACAGGAAGATGAGGAAACCGAGCGTCTCCTCGACCTCAGCAGGGAGATGCTGGCGGCGGGCTCAGAGCCTGAGCAGCTGgcctcagaggaggaggagctggtccTCGCCGAGTACGAGAGTGAcgaggagaaaagaaaggctaGTGG AGCAGATGAGGACGAGGATGACCTGGAGGAGGAGCACGTGACTAAG ATTTACTACTGCAGCCGGACACACTCCCAGCTGGCCCAGTTTGTGCACGAGGTGCAGAGAAGCCCCTTCGGCAAAGACACGCGGCTTGTCTCCCTGGGCTCTCGGCAG AACCTTTGTGTCAATGACGACGTGAGGAAGCTGGGCTCCGTGCAGCTCATCAATGACCGCTGCGTGGACATGCAGAGGAGCAGACGCG AGAAGAGCATCGCTGAGGAGGCGAagcccaggaggaggaagcaggaacaGCGGACTGCCTGCCCCTTCTACAGCCACGAGCGACTGCAGCTCCTCCGGGACGAGGTCCTGGTCGGGGCAAAGGACATTGAGCAGCTGGTGGCCCTGGGAAAGGAGGCTCGGGCCTGTCCTTATTACGGGAGCAGGTTCGCCATTCCCGCAGCGCAG CTGGTGGTGCTGCCCTACCAGATGGTGCTGCACGCGGCCACACGGCAGGCCGCGGGGATCCGGCTACAGGGCCAGGTGGTGCTCGTCGACGAGGCCCACAACCTGATGGACACCATCACGGGCATCCACAGCGTGGAAGTCAGCGGTTCCCAG ctctgccaggccCATTCCCAGCTGCTCCAGTACATGGAACGATATGG GAAGCGCTTGAAGGCCAAGAACCTGATGTACATCAAACAGATCCTGTATCTGCTGGAGAAGTTCGTGGCCGTGCTGGGCG GGAACGTTAAGCAAAACCCCAATACCCAGAGCCTCTCGCAGGCAG GGACGGAGCTGAAGACCATCAACGACTTCCTCTTCCAGAGCCAGATCGACAACATCAACTTGTTCAAG GTTCAGCGCTACTGTGAAAAGAGCATGATCAGCAGAAAG CTCCTCGGCTTCACAGAACGGTATGGAGCGGTCCTGGCGTCCCCCAGGGAACAGCCCAGACTGGCTGGCTTCCAGCACTTCCTACAGAGTCTGCAGCCTGGGGTGACTGAGG ctcctgcagcccctgtggaagaggaggaggccgGGGCGCCTCGGCCTGCCTCCCCGTTGATGCACATCGAGGGCTTCCTTGCCGCTCTCACCACTGCCAACCAGGACGGCAGGGTCATTCTGAGCCGCCAAG gcaGCCTCAGTCAGAGCAGCCTCAAATTCTTGCTCCTGAATCCAGCCGTGCACTTTGCCCAGGTGGTGAAGGAATGCCGGGCAGTGGTCATCGCGGGGGGCACCATGCAGCCG GTGTCTGACTTCCGGGAGCAGCTGCTGGCGTGTGCCGGGGTGGAAGCTGAGCGCGTggtggagttctcctgtg GTCACGTGATCCCTCCAGACAACATCCTGCCCCTCGTCATCTGCAGCGGGCCTGCCAACCAGCAGCTGGAATTCACATACCAGAAGAGGGAGCTGCCACAGATG ATGGATGAGACGGGACGCATCCTCTGTAACCTGTGCAACGTGGTCCCAGGCGGGGTGGTCTGTTTCTTCCCTTCCTACGAATACCAGCGCCAGGTCCATGCCCACTGGGACAGGAGCGGCCTGCTGGCCCGCCTGGCTGTCAGGAAGAAG ATATTTCAGGAGCCCAAGAGAGCAAATCAGGTGGAGCAGGTGCTGAAGGAGTATTCCAGGTGCATCAAG CACTGTGGCCAGGCTGAGGGCATGGTGACAGGGGCCCTGCTGCTCTCCGTAGTTGGAGGGAAGATGAGTGAAGGCATCAACTTCTCAGACAGCCTTGGCCG GTGTGTGGTCATGGTGGGCATGCCCTACCCCAACATCAGGTCTGCGGAGCTGCAGGAGAAGATGGCTTACCTGGATCAGACCCTC cccagagccccaggccaggctgccccCGGGAAGGCGCTGGTGGAGAACCTGTGCATGAAGGCCGTCAACCAGTCCATAG GCAGGGCCATCAGGCACCAGAAGGATTTTGCCAGCATCGTGCTCCTGGACCAGCGCTATGCCCGCCCACCCATCCTGGCAAAGCTGCCCGCCTGGATCCGGGACCGCGTGGAGGTCAAAGCCACCTTTGGCCCTGCCTTTGCAGCTCTGCGAAAG TTTCATCGTGAGAAGTGTGGCTCTTCCTGA
- the DDX11 gene encoding ATP-dependent DNA helicase DDX11 isoform X4 — MADKTQEPGGIHFPFPFTPYPIQKDFMAALYQVLEAGKIGIFESPTGTGKSLSLICGALSWLRDFEQKKRQEEARLLEAEATAAPLSNGKDPLLLPLASQGTLGPPKDPAEPDWVTQFVQKKEERDLVDRLKEEQVRRRKREERLQQIRHNAQLKYAAKRMRQEDEETERLLDLSREMLAAGSEPEQLASEEEELVLAEYESDEEKRKASGADEDEDDLEEEHVTKIYYCSRTHSQLAQFVHEVQRSPFGKDTRLVSLGSRQNLCVNDDVRKLGSVQLINDRCVDMQRSRREKSIAEEAKPRRRKQEQRTACPFYSHERLQLLRDEVLVGAKDIEQLVALGKEARACPYYGSRFAIPAAQLVVLPYQMVLHAATRQAAGIRLQGQVVLVDEAHNLMDTITGIHSVEVSGSQLCQAHSQLLQYMERYGKRLKAKNLMYIKQILYLLEKFVAVLGGNVKQNPNTQSLSQAGTELKTINDFLFQSQIDNINLFKVQRYCEKSMISRKLLGFTERYGAVLASPREQPRLAGFQHFLQSLQPGVTEAPAAPVEEEEAGAPRPASPLMHIEGFLAALTTANQDGRVILSRQGSLSQSSLKFLLLNPAVHFAQVVKECRAVVIAGGTMQPVSDFREQLLACAGVEAERVVEFSCGHVIPPDNILPLVICSGPANQQLEFTYQKRELPQMMDETGRILCNLCNVVPGGVVCFFPSYEYQRQVHAHWDRSGLLARLAVRKKIFQEPKRANQVEQVLKEYSRCIKHCGQAEGMVTGALLLSVVGGKMSEGINFSDSLGRSAELQEKMAYLDQTLSPRPGCPREGAGGEPVHEGRQPVHRQGHQAPEGFCQHRAPGPALCPPTHPGKAARLDPGPRGGQSHLWPCLCSSAKVSS, encoded by the exons ATGGCTGACAAAACCCAGGAGCCTGGTGGCATCCACTTCCCTTTTCCCTTCACACCCTATCCCATCCAGAAGGACTTCATGGCAGCTCTCTACCAGGTGTTGGAGGCTGGCAAGATTGGGATATTTGAGAGTCCAACCGGCACT GGAAAGTCCCTGAGTCTTATTTGTGGGGCCCTCTCCTGGCTCCGCGACTTTGAACAAAAGAAGCGTCAGGAGGAGGCGCGTCTCCTTGAggctgaagccacagctgcccccTTGAGCAATGGGAAGGACCCGCTCCTGCTTCCCCTGGCCTCCCAGGGGACCTTAGGCCCCCCAAAAGACCCTGCAGAGCCCGACTGGGTCACTCAGTTTGtgcagaagaaagaagagagggaccTGGTGGACCGCCTGAAG GAGGAGCAGGTCAGGAGGAGGAAGCGAGAAGAGCGCCTACAGCAGATCCGCCACAATGCACAGCTCAAGTATGCAGCCAAGCGTATG AGACAGGAAGATGAGGAAACCGAGCGTCTCCTCGACCTCAGCAGGGAGATGCTGGCGGCGGGCTCAGAGCCTGAGCAGCTGgcctcagaggaggaggagctggtccTCGCCGAGTACGAGAGTGAcgaggagaaaagaaaggctaGTGG AGCAGATGAGGACGAGGATGACCTGGAGGAGGAGCACGTGACTAAG ATTTACTACTGCAGCCGGACACACTCCCAGCTGGCCCAGTTTGTGCACGAGGTGCAGAGAAGCCCCTTCGGCAAAGACACGCGGCTTGTCTCCCTGGGCTCTCGGCAG AACCTTTGTGTCAATGACGACGTGAGGAAGCTGGGCTCCGTGCAGCTCATCAATGACCGCTGCGTGGACATGCAGAGGAGCAGACGCG AGAAGAGCATCGCTGAGGAGGCGAagcccaggaggaggaagcaggaacaGCGGACTGCCTGCCCCTTCTACAGCCACGAGCGACTGCAGCTCCTCCGGGACGAGGTCCTGGTCGGGGCAAAGGACATTGAGCAGCTGGTGGCCCTGGGAAAGGAGGCTCGGGCCTGTCCTTATTACGGGAGCAGGTTCGCCATTCCCGCAGCGCAG CTGGTGGTGCTGCCCTACCAGATGGTGCTGCACGCGGCCACACGGCAGGCCGCGGGGATCCGGCTACAGGGCCAGGTGGTGCTCGTCGACGAGGCCCACAACCTGATGGACACCATCACGGGCATCCACAGCGTGGAAGTCAGCGGTTCCCAG ctctgccaggccCATTCCCAGCTGCTCCAGTACATGGAACGATATGG GAAGCGCTTGAAGGCCAAGAACCTGATGTACATCAAACAGATCCTGTATCTGCTGGAGAAGTTCGTGGCCGTGCTGGGCG GGAACGTTAAGCAAAACCCCAATACCCAGAGCCTCTCGCAGGCAG GGACGGAGCTGAAGACCATCAACGACTTCCTCTTCCAGAGCCAGATCGACAACATCAACTTGTTCAAG GTTCAGCGCTACTGTGAAAAGAGCATGATCAGCAGAAAG CTCCTCGGCTTCACAGAACGGTATGGAGCGGTCCTGGCGTCCCCCAGGGAACAGCCCAGACTGGCTGGCTTCCAGCACTTCCTACAGAGTCTGCAGCCTGGGGTGACTGAGG ctcctgcagcccctgtggaagaggaggaggccgGGGCGCCTCGGCCTGCCTCCCCGTTGATGCACATCGAGGGCTTCCTTGCCGCTCTCACCACTGCCAACCAGGACGGCAGGGTCATTCTGAGCCGCCAAG gcaGCCTCAGTCAGAGCAGCCTCAAATTCTTGCTCCTGAATCCAGCCGTGCACTTTGCCCAGGTGGTGAAGGAATGCCGGGCAGTGGTCATCGCGGGGGGCACCATGCAGCCG GTGTCTGACTTCCGGGAGCAGCTGCTGGCGTGTGCCGGGGTGGAAGCTGAGCGCGTggtggagttctcctgtg GTCACGTGATCCCTCCAGACAACATCCTGCCCCTCGTCATCTGCAGCGGGCCTGCCAACCAGCAGCTGGAATTCACATACCAGAAGAGGGAGCTGCCACAGATG ATGGATGAGACGGGACGCATCCTCTGTAACCTGTGCAACGTGGTCCCAGGCGGGGTGGTCTGTTTCTTCCCTTCCTACGAATACCAGCGCCAGGTCCATGCCCACTGGGACAGGAGCGGCCTGCTGGCCCGCCTGGCTGTCAGGAAGAAG ATATTTCAGGAGCCCAAGAGAGCAAATCAGGTGGAGCAGGTGCTGAAGGAGTATTCCAGGTGCATCAAG CACTGTGGCCAGGCTGAGGGCATGGTGACAGGGGCCCTGCTGCTCTCCGTAGTTGGAGGGAAGATGAGTGAAGGCATCAACTTCTCAGACAGCCTTGGCCG GTCTGCGGAGCTGCAGGAGAAGATGGCTTACCTGGATCAGACCCTC agccccaggccaggctgccccCGGGAAGGCGCTGGTGGAGAACCTGTGCATGAAGGCCGTCAACCAGTCCATAG GCAGGGCCATCAGGCACCAGAAGGATTTTGCCAGCATCGTGCTCCTGGACCAGCGCTATGCCCGCCCACCCATCCTGGCAAAGCTGCCCGCCTGGATCCGGGACCGCGTGGAGGTCAAAGCCACCTTTGGCCCTGCCTTTGCAGCTCTGCGAAAG TTTCATCGTGA
- the DDX11 gene encoding ATP-dependent DNA helicase DDX11 isoform X6, with product MADKTQEPGGIHFPFPFTPYPIQKDFMAALYQVLEAGKIGIFESPTGTGKSLSLICGALSWLRDFEQKKRQEEARLLEAEATAAPLSNGKDPLLLPLASQGTLGPPKDPAEPDWVTQFVQKKEERDLVDRLKEEQVRRRKREERLQQIRHNAQLKYAAKRMRQEDEETERLLDLSREMLAAGSEPEQLASEEEELVLAEYESDEEKRKASGADEDEDDLEEEHVTKIYYCSRTHSQLAQFVHEVQRSPFGKDTRLVSLGSRQNLCVNDDVRKLGSVQLINDRCVDMQRSRREKSIAEEAKPRRRKQEQRTACPFYSHERLQLLRDEVLVGAKDIEQLVALGKEARACPYYGSRFAIPAAQLVVLPYQMVLHAATRQAAGIRLQGQVVLVDEAHNLMDTITGIHSVEVSGSQLCQAHSQLLQYMERYGKRLKAKNLMYIKQILYLLEKFVAVLGGNVKQNPNTQSLSQAGTELKTINDFLFQSQIDNINLFKVQRYCEKSMISRKLLGFTERYGAVLASPREQPRLAGFQHFLQSLQPGVTEAPAAPVEEEEAGAPRPASPLMHIEGFLAALTTANQDGRVILSRQGSLSQSSLKFLLLNPAVHFAQVVKECRAVVIAGGTMQPVSDFREQLLACAGVEAERVVEFSCGHVIPPDNILPLVICSGPANQQLEFTYQKRELPQMMDETGRILCNLCNVVPGGVVCFFPSYEYQRQVHAHWDRSGLLARLAVRKKAPV from the exons ATGGCTGACAAAACCCAGGAGCCTGGTGGCATCCACTTCCCTTTTCCCTTCACACCCTATCCCATCCAGAAGGACTTCATGGCAGCTCTCTACCAGGTGTTGGAGGCTGGCAAGATTGGGATATTTGAGAGTCCAACCGGCACT GGAAAGTCCCTGAGTCTTATTTGTGGGGCCCTCTCCTGGCTCCGCGACTTTGAACAAAAGAAGCGTCAGGAGGAGGCGCGTCTCCTTGAggctgaagccacagctgcccccTTGAGCAATGGGAAGGACCCGCTCCTGCTTCCCCTGGCCTCCCAGGGGACCTTAGGCCCCCCAAAAGACCCTGCAGAGCCCGACTGGGTCACTCAGTTTGtgcagaagaaagaagagagggaccTGGTGGACCGCCTGAAG GAGGAGCAGGTCAGGAGGAGGAAGCGAGAAGAGCGCCTACAGCAGATCCGCCACAATGCACAGCTCAAGTATGCAGCCAAGCGTATG AGACAGGAAGATGAGGAAACCGAGCGTCTCCTCGACCTCAGCAGGGAGATGCTGGCGGCGGGCTCAGAGCCTGAGCAGCTGgcctcagaggaggaggagctggtccTCGCCGAGTACGAGAGTGAcgaggagaaaagaaaggctaGTGG AGCAGATGAGGACGAGGATGACCTGGAGGAGGAGCACGTGACTAAG ATTTACTACTGCAGCCGGACACACTCCCAGCTGGCCCAGTTTGTGCACGAGGTGCAGAGAAGCCCCTTCGGCAAAGACACGCGGCTTGTCTCCCTGGGCTCTCGGCAG AACCTTTGTGTCAATGACGACGTGAGGAAGCTGGGCTCCGTGCAGCTCATCAATGACCGCTGCGTGGACATGCAGAGGAGCAGACGCG AGAAGAGCATCGCTGAGGAGGCGAagcccaggaggaggaagcaggaacaGCGGACTGCCTGCCCCTTCTACAGCCACGAGCGACTGCAGCTCCTCCGGGACGAGGTCCTGGTCGGGGCAAAGGACATTGAGCAGCTGGTGGCCCTGGGAAAGGAGGCTCGGGCCTGTCCTTATTACGGGAGCAGGTTCGCCATTCCCGCAGCGCAG CTGGTGGTGCTGCCCTACCAGATGGTGCTGCACGCGGCCACACGGCAGGCCGCGGGGATCCGGCTACAGGGCCAGGTGGTGCTCGTCGACGAGGCCCACAACCTGATGGACACCATCACGGGCATCCACAGCGTGGAAGTCAGCGGTTCCCAG ctctgccaggccCATTCCCAGCTGCTCCAGTACATGGAACGATATGG GAAGCGCTTGAAGGCCAAGAACCTGATGTACATCAAACAGATCCTGTATCTGCTGGAGAAGTTCGTGGCCGTGCTGGGCG GGAACGTTAAGCAAAACCCCAATACCCAGAGCCTCTCGCAGGCAG GGACGGAGCTGAAGACCATCAACGACTTCCTCTTCCAGAGCCAGATCGACAACATCAACTTGTTCAAG GTTCAGCGCTACTGTGAAAAGAGCATGATCAGCAGAAAG CTCCTCGGCTTCACAGAACGGTATGGAGCGGTCCTGGCGTCCCCCAGGGAACAGCCCAGACTGGCTGGCTTCCAGCACTTCCTACAGAGTCTGCAGCCTGGGGTGACTGAGG ctcctgcagcccctgtggaagaggaggaggccgGGGCGCCTCGGCCTGCCTCCCCGTTGATGCACATCGAGGGCTTCCTTGCCGCTCTCACCACTGCCAACCAGGACGGCAGGGTCATTCTGAGCCGCCAAG gcaGCCTCAGTCAGAGCAGCCTCAAATTCTTGCTCCTGAATCCAGCCGTGCACTTTGCCCAGGTGGTGAAGGAATGCCGGGCAGTGGTCATCGCGGGGGGCACCATGCAGCCG GTGTCTGACTTCCGGGAGCAGCTGCTGGCGTGTGCCGGGGTGGAAGCTGAGCGCGTggtggagttctcctgtg GTCACGTGATCCCTCCAGACAACATCCTGCCCCTCGTCATCTGCAGCGGGCCTGCCAACCAGCAGCTGGAATTCACATACCAGAAGAGGGAGCTGCCACAGATG ATGGATGAGACGGGACGCATCCTCTGTAACCTGTGCAACGTGGTCCCAGGCGGGGTGGTCTGTTTCTTCCCTTCCTACGAATACCAGCGCCAGGTCCATGCCCACTGGGACAGGAGCGGCCTGCTGGCCCGCCTGGCTGTCAGGAAGAAG GCCCCAGTCTAG
- the DDX11 gene encoding ATP-dependent DNA helicase DDX11 isoform X3 translates to MADKTQEPGGIHFPFPFTPYPIQKDFMAALYQVLEAGKIGIFESPTGTGKSLSLICGALSWLRDFEQKKRQEEARLLEAEATAAPLSNGKDPLLLPLASQGTLGPPKDPAEPDWVTQFVQKKEERDLVDRLKEEQVRRRKREERLQQIRHNAQLKYAAKRMRQEDEETERLLDLSREMLAAGSEPEQLASEEEELVLAEYESDEEKRKASGADEDEDDLEEEHVTKIYYCSRTHSQLAQFVHEVQRSPFGKDTRLVSLGSRQNLCVNDDVRKLGSVQLINDRCVDMQRSRREKSIAEEAKPRRRKQEQRTACPFYSHERLQLLRDEVLVGAKDIEQLVALGKEARACPYYGSRFAIPAAQLVVLPYQMVLHAATRQAAGIRLQGQVVLVDEAHNLMDTITGIHSVEVSGSQLCQAHSQLLQYMERYGKRLKAKNLMYIKQILYLLEKFVAVLGGNVKQNPNTQSLSQAGTELKTINDFLFQSQIDNINLFKVQRYCEKSMISRKLLGFTERYGAVLASPREQPRLAGFQHFLQSLQPGVTEAPAAPVEEEEAGAPRPASPLMHIEGFLAALTTANQDGRVILSRQGSLSQSSLKFLLLNPAVHFAQVVKECRAVVIAGGTMQPVSDFREQLLACAGVEAERVVEFSCGHVIPPDNILPLVICSGPANQQLEFTYQKRELPQMMDETGRILCNLCNVVPGGVVCFFPSYEYQRQVHAHWDRSGLLARLAVRKKIFQEPKRANQVEQVLKEYSRCIKHCGQAEGMVTGALLLSVVGGKMSEGINFSDSLGRSAELQEKMAYLDQTLPRAPGQAAPGKALVENLCMKAVNQSIGRAIRHQKDFASIVLLDQRYARPPILAKLPAWIRDRVEVKATFGPAFAALRKFHREKCGSS, encoded by the exons ATGGCTGACAAAACCCAGGAGCCTGGTGGCATCCACTTCCCTTTTCCCTTCACACCCTATCCCATCCAGAAGGACTTCATGGCAGCTCTCTACCAGGTGTTGGAGGCTGGCAAGATTGGGATATTTGAGAGTCCAACCGGCACT GGAAAGTCCCTGAGTCTTATTTGTGGGGCCCTCTCCTGGCTCCGCGACTTTGAACAAAAGAAGCGTCAGGAGGAGGCGCGTCTCCTTGAggctgaagccacagctgcccccTTGAGCAATGGGAAGGACCCGCTCCTGCTTCCCCTGGCCTCCCAGGGGACCTTAGGCCCCCCAAAAGACCCTGCAGAGCCCGACTGGGTCACTCAGTTTGtgcagaagaaagaagagagggaccTGGTGGACCGCCTGAAG GAGGAGCAGGTCAGGAGGAGGAAGCGAGAAGAGCGCCTACAGCAGATCCGCCACAATGCACAGCTCAAGTATGCAGCCAAGCGTATG AGACAGGAAGATGAGGAAACCGAGCGTCTCCTCGACCTCAGCAGGGAGATGCTGGCGGCGGGCTCAGAGCCTGAGCAGCTGgcctcagaggaggaggagctggtccTCGCCGAGTACGAGAGTGAcgaggagaaaagaaaggctaGTGG AGCAGATGAGGACGAGGATGACCTGGAGGAGGAGCACGTGACTAAG ATTTACTACTGCAGCCGGACACACTCCCAGCTGGCCCAGTTTGTGCACGAGGTGCAGAGAAGCCCCTTCGGCAAAGACACGCGGCTTGTCTCCCTGGGCTCTCGGCAG AACCTTTGTGTCAATGACGACGTGAGGAAGCTGGGCTCCGTGCAGCTCATCAATGACCGCTGCGTGGACATGCAGAGGAGCAGACGCG AGAAGAGCATCGCTGAGGAGGCGAagcccaggaggaggaagcaggaacaGCGGACTGCCTGCCCCTTCTACAGCCACGAGCGACTGCAGCTCCTCCGGGACGAGGTCCTGGTCGGGGCAAAGGACATTGAGCAGCTGGTGGCCCTGGGAAAGGAGGCTCGGGCCTGTCCTTATTACGGGAGCAGGTTCGCCATTCCCGCAGCGCAG CTGGTGGTGCTGCCCTACCAGATGGTGCTGCACGCGGCCACACGGCAGGCCGCGGGGATCCGGCTACAGGGCCAGGTGGTGCTCGTCGACGAGGCCCACAACCTGATGGACACCATCACGGGCATCCACAGCGTGGAAGTCAGCGGTTCCCAG ctctgccaggccCATTCCCAGCTGCTCCAGTACATGGAACGATATGG GAAGCGCTTGAAGGCCAAGAACCTGATGTACATCAAACAGATCCTGTATCTGCTGGAGAAGTTCGTGGCCGTGCTGGGCG GGAACGTTAAGCAAAACCCCAATACCCAGAGCCTCTCGCAGGCAG GGACGGAGCTGAAGACCATCAACGACTTCCTCTTCCAGAGCCAGATCGACAACATCAACTTGTTCAAG GTTCAGCGCTACTGTGAAAAGAGCATGATCAGCAGAAAG CTCCTCGGCTTCACAGAACGGTATGGAGCGGTCCTGGCGTCCCCCAGGGAACAGCCCAGACTGGCTGGCTTCCAGCACTTCCTACAGAGTCTGCAGCCTGGGGTGACTGAGG ctcctgcagcccctgtggaagaggaggaggccgGGGCGCCTCGGCCTGCCTCCCCGTTGATGCACATCGAGGGCTTCCTTGCCGCTCTCACCACTGCCAACCAGGACGGCAGGGTCATTCTGAGCCGCCAAG gcaGCCTCAGTCAGAGCAGCCTCAAATTCTTGCTCCTGAATCCAGCCGTGCACTTTGCCCAGGTGGTGAAGGAATGCCGGGCAGTGGTCATCGCGGGGGGCACCATGCAGCCG GTGTCTGACTTCCGGGAGCAGCTGCTGGCGTGTGCCGGGGTGGAAGCTGAGCGCGTggtggagttctcctgtg GTCACGTGATCCCTCCAGACAACATCCTGCCCCTCGTCATCTGCAGCGGGCCTGCCAACCAGCAGCTGGAATTCACATACCAGAAGAGGGAGCTGCCACAGATG ATGGATGAGACGGGACGCATCCTCTGTAACCTGTGCAACGTGGTCCCAGGCGGGGTGGTCTGTTTCTTCCCTTCCTACGAATACCAGCGCCAGGTCCATGCCCACTGGGACAGGAGCGGCCTGCTGGCCCGCCTGGCTGTCAGGAAGAAG ATATTTCAGGAGCCCAAGAGAGCAAATCAGGTGGAGCAGGTGCTGAAGGAGTATTCCAGGTGCATCAAG CACTGTGGCCAGGCTGAGGGCATGGTGACAGGGGCCCTGCTGCTCTCCGTAGTTGGAGGGAAGATGAGTGAAGGCATCAACTTCTCAGACAGCCTTGGCCG GTCTGCGGAGCTGCAGGAGAAGATGGCTTACCTGGATCAGACCCTC cccagagccccaggccaggctgccccCGGGAAGGCGCTGGTGGAGAACCTGTGCATGAAGGCCGTCAACCAGTCCATAG GCAGGGCCATCAGGCACCAGAAGGATTTTGCCAGCATCGTGCTCCTGGACCAGCGCTATGCCCGCCCACCCATCCTGGCAAAGCTGCCCGCCTGGATCCGGGACCGCGTGGAGGTCAAAGCCACCTTTGGCCCTGCCTTTGCAGCTCTGCGAAAG TTTCATCGTGAGAAGTGTGGCTCTTCCTGA